One window of Pseudacidobacterium ailaaui genomic DNA carries:
- a CDS encoding MarC family protein yields the protein MYGPANQALHELQHSAYVRFSLLAFSSIFFLVDPFAAIGTFIAITAGADAKRRRRIAFKAALTCFIVLMAFALAGQFIFSLFGIKLPAFEIAGGLILLLIGIDMLEAKRSPTQESSDEAMEAAAKEDAGIVPMGIPMLAGPGAISSVMVLVGQSPNHWQLIAIFASIAITAAASYGVLSGADRLRRVLGETGIRILVRIMGLLLVALAMQFFVNGLTDLGVIAKQD from the coding sequence ATGTACGGACCAGCAAACCAGGCGCTCCACGAACTCCAACATTCGGCGTATGTCCGGTTTTCCTTGCTGGCATTCAGCTCGATTTTCTTTCTTGTAGATCCCTTCGCCGCCATTGGCACATTCATTGCCATTACGGCAGGTGCCGATGCAAAGCGTCGTCGCAGGATCGCTTTTAAGGCCGCGCTGACCTGCTTTATTGTGCTCATGGCCTTTGCCCTTGCCGGGCAGTTCATTTTCAGTCTTTTTGGAATCAAACTGCCCGCTTTTGAAATCGCCGGAGGTCTTATCCTGCTTCTGATTGGCATAGACATGCTAGAGGCAAAACGATCTCCCACCCAGGAGTCCTCTGACGAAGCCATGGAAGCGGCCGCCAAGGAAGATGCCGGCATTGTACCGATGGGAATTCCAATGCTGGCCGGCCCGGGGGCCATTTCAAGCGTGATGGTCTTGGTGGGGCAGTCACCGAACCACTGGCAGCTCATTGCAATTTTTGCCTCTATCGCGATTACTGCCGCAGCCAGTTACGGCGTGCTGAGTGGAGCAGACCGTTTGCGCCGCGTGTTGGGAGAAACCGGCATCAGAATTCTTGTACGTATTATGGGGCTGCTGCTGGTTGCCCTTGCCATGCAATTCTTTGTCAATGGATTAACGGACCTGGGCGTGATTGCAAAGCAGGATTGA
- a CDS encoding M48 family metallopeptidase has translation MKIRCSFVATWLLFLGACFPASATFQQPPPCKNAFSVEREIAEGRKAAQQVYKTMPVLPDSSPVTQYVQQLGKKLTQYAPGYRWPYEFHVVNQADINAFALPGGPIFVNLGTIQAAETEAQLAGVMAHEISHVVMRHATCNITRQQSQAPWWALGQLAAGIFIPGAGGALAAQGVGAAAGMTFLKMSRESEKQADLMGTDIAYDAGYDPRGMVQFFEIIQSKYGSGGAQFLSDHPNPGNRTEYVNDEIATLPPRTNWIKTTPEFQKIKKLVAGMKPYTAQQISSGAWKNANGAAVAVPSKPVDFKPDGSWKQLDSAGFSVQYPGNWMATEQAGNAATIAPSGGIINNVTIYGVIIDDYRPDQSMDLAAATNQLIATIQQGNPGMKPATSIQDVLVNKQPGKSVEFVNQGASAGGAAERDWLVAISRSDGSLSYLVFVAPQKDFESLRATYEQMLRTFRIQ, from the coding sequence ATGAAGATACGTTGTTCCTTTGTCGCAACATGGCTGCTCTTTCTGGGAGCGTGCTTTCCGGCGAGCGCGACCTTTCAGCAACCACCGCCATGCAAAAATGCGTTTTCTGTGGAGCGCGAAATCGCCGAGGGGAGAAAGGCCGCGCAACAGGTATATAAAACGATGCCCGTGCTGCCCGATTCCAGCCCGGTGACGCAGTATGTGCAACAGTTGGGCAAGAAGCTGACCCAATATGCTCCTGGCTATCGATGGCCGTATGAGTTTCACGTTGTGAATCAAGCAGACATTAATGCTTTTGCGCTTCCGGGGGGCCCTATTTTTGTAAATCTGGGCACGATTCAGGCAGCGGAAACAGAGGCACAGCTTGCCGGAGTAATGGCGCACGAGATTTCCCATGTGGTCATGCGTCACGCTACCTGCAACATTACCAGGCAGCAGTCCCAGGCGCCTTGGTGGGCGCTGGGGCAACTGGCCGCAGGTATTTTTATTCCCGGAGCAGGCGGCGCTCTGGCCGCGCAGGGAGTCGGGGCTGCTGCCGGAATGACCTTCCTGAAAATGTCTCGGGAGTCTGAAAAGCAGGCAGATCTTATGGGTACCGACATCGCTTACGATGCTGGCTATGATCCGCGCGGCATGGTGCAGTTTTTTGAAATTATTCAAAGCAAGTATGGATCAGGTGGTGCCCAGTTCTTGAGCGATCACCCGAATCCAGGTAACCGTACGGAATATGTGAATGATGAGATTGCCACGCTGCCTCCGCGCACAAACTGGATAAAAACCACACCGGAGTTTCAAAAGATCAAAAAACTCGTGGCAGGCATGAAGCCATACACTGCGCAGCAGATTTCAAGTGGTGCATGGAAAAATGCCAATGGTGCAGCAGTGGCGGTTCCTTCAAAGCCGGTGGACTTTAAGCCCGATGGAAGCTGGAAACAGCTCGACAGCGCAGGTTTTTCTGTCCAGTATCCAGGCAACTGGATGGCCACGGAGCAGGCCGGAAACGCTGCAACCATTGCGCCTTCCGGCGGTATCATCAACAACGTCACAATCTACGGAGTCATCATTGACGATTATCGCCCGGACCAGTCCATGGATCTCGCTGCGGCGACCAATCAGTTGATTGCTACGATACAGCAAGGAAATCCCGGAATGAAACCAGCAACCAGCATTCAGGATGTTCTGGTCAACAAGCAACCGGGAAAGAGCGTAGAGTTTGTCAATCAGGGTGCGTCTGCTGGAGGGGCTGCCGAACGCGACTGGCTGGTTGCGATTTCGCGGAGTGACGGGTCGCTCAGCTATCTGGTCTTCGTGGCACCGCAGAAAGATTTTGAGTCACTGCGCGCGACCTATGAGCAGATGCTTAGGACCTTCCGTATTCAGTAA